Proteins encoded together in one Planctopirus ephydatiae window:
- a CDS encoding type II secretion system F family protein: protein MDLISFSTGLSPRNLFELLAMLVLLNVPLLLITFLLIAGLRLPAAGRSLTIQGSHWPIINSILLFAGSAIVFMLGILAFMTPWMLVDVWFLLKLLLAVFLSIPGIAIGIIGWRAAYIRWNVERDPALRYDLLHHRTLKSARLKLRFLAVNQICLLVICLSIVPVLGLGAFMFWILLMTVLMGVITWYGFQNRVEQLGTRWALVSVFSGGQDVRDELVGWDDFPSRGVRRQMSAISRDMDYGIEWVPALAASTEILDSPDTFLAANASPQALAKSLRQDVQQSLNEFQSELRQSSHKLYEIFLMTLLVAAGVYGFIGVFIIPKLIKIFNDFDIETPWSLQMLISVKGHILLFAGAMVSSLLATVLVLGILHRGFTGEQPWVLGVFGQIFYQLKRPLILRGLAATIQGGRSIEDDLDRLANVEVSTRLANRLRMAAQAIRQGYDWPEALVRYRFLKRHELSLILTAREAGQVAFTLREIAEMQLRQQSRIWSWYAEFVGPIFVIMIGVCGLVLGYGIMSSLTTMMRSLS, encoded by the coding sequence ATGGACCTGATCAGCTTTTCGACGGGACTGAGTCCTCGAAATCTGTTTGAACTCTTAGCGATGTTGGTGTTACTCAACGTGCCGCTATTACTGATTACATTTTTATTGATAGCTGGTTTACGTCTCCCTGCGGCAGGACGATCGTTAACGATCCAGGGATCCCATTGGCCGATCATTAACTCAATCCTGTTGTTTGCAGGGAGTGCGATTGTGTTTATGTTGGGAATACTGGCTTTCATGACTCCCTGGATGCTGGTCGATGTCTGGTTTCTCCTCAAGTTGTTGCTGGCGGTATTTTTATCGATTCCGGGGATTGCCATAGGGATTATTGGCTGGCGTGCCGCCTATATCCGCTGGAATGTCGAGCGGGATCCTGCACTCCGCTACGATTTACTACACCACCGCACTCTGAAAAGTGCCCGGCTCAAATTGCGATTTCTGGCGGTGAATCAAATCTGCCTGCTGGTCATCTGCCTGAGTATCGTTCCCGTGCTGGGGTTGGGAGCGTTTATGTTCTGGATTCTGCTGATGACCGTTTTGATGGGTGTGATCACCTGGTATGGGTTCCAGAATCGGGTGGAACAACTGGGCACTCGCTGGGCACTGGTCAGCGTGTTCAGCGGTGGGCAGGATGTGCGCGATGAACTTGTGGGCTGGGATGATTTCCCTTCGCGGGGAGTCCGTCGCCAGATGAGTGCAATCTCGAGAGATATGGATTACGGGATTGAATGGGTTCCTGCGTTGGCTGCCAGTACGGAGATTCTCGACTCGCCAGATACGTTTCTCGCAGCAAATGCTTCGCCTCAGGCCTTAGCCAAGTCGCTCCGGCAGGATGTGCAGCAGAGTCTCAATGAATTCCAGAGTGAACTGCGGCAATCGTCTCATAAGCTTTATGAAATCTTTCTCATGACGCTATTGGTGGCTGCGGGAGTTTATGGATTTATTGGCGTATTTATCATTCCGAAGTTAATCAAGATCTTTAACGACTTTGATATCGAGACCCCCTGGTCACTGCAGATGTTGATCTCTGTGAAAGGTCACATACTCTTGTTCGCGGGTGCTATGGTTTCGTCGTTACTGGCGACAGTCCTTGTCCTGGGGATTCTGCACCGCGGTTTTACCGGCGAGCAACCTTGGGTGCTGGGCGTCTTTGGGCAGATCTTTTATCAACTGAAGCGGCCTTTAATTTTGCGGGGTTTGGCTGCAACGATTCAGGGTGGACGAAGTATTGAAGATGACCTCGACCGCCTGGCCAATGTCGAGGTTTCTACGCGGTTGGCGAATCGATTGCGCATGGCGGCACAGGCGATCCGCCAGGGATACGACTGGCCGGAGGCGCTGGTCAGGTATCGTTTTCTGAAACGACATGAATTATCGCTGATACTGACGGCACGGGAAGCTGGGCAGGTGGCATTTACGTTGCGGGAAATCGCCGAGATGCAATTGCGTCAACAAAGTCGCATCTGGAGTTGGTATGCGGAGTTTGTCGGTCCGATCTTTGTGATCATGATCGGTGTGTGTGGATTGGTTTTAGGGTACGGAATTATGAGCAGCTTAACGACCATGATGAGAAGCCTGTCATGA
- a CDS encoding lipoyl(octanoyl) transferase LipB, producing MPTPPPNWSQIARSSSALHFHLLGMVDFDSGQRLQEQLLEELLARDDTKGYALFCEHPATVTIGRQGSRADLLAEPVDFTSREMPTQWLNRPGGTWVHTPGQLAAYVLLPIDRKGWSLLEYRTRLETALVGLATEFKAPALSHPESPGLAGRCGQFAFIGTGCRRGITHQGMFINVSIPPPALRLVDWGTHDGRVSTLAAHRRAPTALSSVREAFVRHLAAALDYPRYHLTTGHPSLRRTVRKIYVFTQPAAHSA from the coding sequence ATGCCTACCCCGCCCCCGAATTGGAGCCAGATTGCGAGATCGTCGTCAGCGCTCCACTTCCATCTGTTGGGAATGGTCGATTTCGACTCGGGTCAAAGGTTGCAGGAGCAACTCCTCGAAGAACTTCTCGCACGCGACGACACGAAAGGCTATGCCCTCTTCTGCGAACACCCCGCCACTGTCACCATCGGCAGGCAGGGCAGCCGGGCAGATCTTCTCGCCGAGCCCGTGGATTTCACTTCCCGCGAAATGCCCACACAGTGGCTCAATCGACCGGGCGGAACCTGGGTGCATACTCCCGGCCAGCTCGCTGCCTACGTGCTCCTGCCCATCGATCGCAAAGGCTGGTCACTCCTCGAATACCGCACCAGGCTCGAAACCGCTCTGGTGGGATTAGCCACCGAATTCAAAGCCCCGGCTCTATCACACCCGGAATCACCTGGCCTGGCTGGTCGCTGCGGGCAGTTTGCCTTTATTGGCACGGGCTGCCGACGAGGCATTACTCATCAAGGTATGTTTATCAACGTCTCTATTCCCCCGCCGGCCTTGCGACTGGTGGACTGGGGAACCCATGATGGACGTGTCTCCACGCTGGCCGCTCACCGACGGGCACCGACCGCTCTCTCAAGTGTTCGTGAAGCTTTTGTGCGTCACTTGGCTGCCGCTCTCGATTATCCCCGCTATCATTTGACGACCGGACATCCTTCACTCCGGCGTACTGTCAGGAAAATTTATGTCTTCACCCAACCTGCTGCCCATTCTGCCTAA
- a CDS encoding PulJ/GspJ family protein — protein sequence MSMLKTTLFRQRKVTGKPVSSELAVSRTRTSPRRGHSLIEMLVVISVMGMVFPLVFTMMVTMLQAQAGQADRMMSMISLRRLATDFRRDVWSASQVKMSAEAKTLQLTTPAITHPEMTRKADLPITYRIEQRTHELVVHREVSVSQSEDDSPTDARSTATSDRYIFPYATAEWIDSDEEVRAGEESESAFVSLEISLPPPLVTTRTGWSGSAEAPKVWKTRISATAGQSQLIRAQIKREWLGDKTKDHEDERIQQPADATTPENRGRKAPPVQDLQGVRP from the coding sequence ATGAGCATGCTGAAGACAACTCTATTTCGGCAGCGGAAAGTGACTGGCAAGCCGGTGTCTTCCGAACTGGCAGTGAGTCGTACTCGAACTTCGCCCCGGCGGGGGCATTCCTTGATTGAGATGCTGGTAGTGATCTCGGTGATGGGGATGGTTTTTCCACTCGTCTTTACGATGATGGTGACAATGTTGCAGGCCCAGGCAGGGCAGGCAGATCGCATGATGAGCATGATCAGCCTGCGTCGGCTGGCGACAGATTTCCGGCGGGATGTCTGGAGTGCCTCACAAGTCAAGATGTCGGCTGAAGCCAAGACCCTTCAGCTCACGACTCCGGCCATCACTCATCCCGAAATGACGCGAAAAGCCGATCTCCCCATTACCTACCGCATTGAACAACGAACCCACGAACTTGTTGTTCATCGAGAAGTTTCAGTAAGCCAGTCGGAAGATGACTCGCCCACTGATGCTCGGAGTACGGCAACTTCTGATCGCTATATTTTTCCCTATGCGACTGCGGAATGGATTGATTCTGATGAAGAGGTGCGGGCCGGTGAAGAATCTGAATCGGCCTTCGTCAGTCTGGAAATCTCATTACCCCCTCCTTTGGTGACCACACGCACAGGATGGAGTGGCAGCGCGGAAGCTCCAAAAGTGTGGAAGACCCGGATATCCGCGACAGCCGGACAATCTCAGCTGATTCGTGCCCAGATCAAGCGAGAATGGCTGGGTGACAAAACGAAGGATCACGAGGATGAACGGATTCAGCAGCCGGCCGATGCCACGACTCCCGAAAACCGGGGCCGAAAGGCTCCACCAGTGCAGGATCTTCAAGGAGTCAGGCCATGA
- a CDS encoding type II secretion system F family protein, with the protein MPEYLYQAIKASDPSPGASSRTATREIIRGRMKAASDNLLGDLLREEGLELISFERADRLESFGLAVLPIFPEVTTDHRAQTEIPPELCLRLLAEESPSRKDRKKLLHAWKRYRHDQDLAATIQFAGAALPADLGTYLSDLQDGRLTTALLRELMLARAREKLFRQRIFFQIGTPFLWYVVTVMILVAAGTIIVPRFKMMFDDFGTRLPLFTSLVIGFYDFLTGYSLILLFLVALAIGSCVILTRFTTFGRLYRRLMIYVPLIGRPIYHLKSATYTEVFSLTLPWSLPLPQVARLAALIAEEPLFRESTEEWIKQMEQGKAPQDAFGERTFLPASIASLFRLKTSPHGLQDACKLLAASFVIRAIAHVKIGVFCMPQLMVLTCVLTVGIVLFAMFSPLFMLLNDLS; encoded by the coding sequence ATGCCTGAATATCTCTATCAAGCGATCAAGGCGAGCGATCCTTCGCCTGGAGCATCGTCGAGAACAGCGACACGCGAAATCATCCGCGGGCGGATGAAAGCGGCCAGCGACAATCTGCTGGGGGACTTGCTGCGTGAAGAGGGATTGGAACTGATCAGTTTTGAGCGTGCCGACCGCCTGGAGTCGTTCGGGCTGGCAGTGCTCCCGATTTTCCCTGAAGTCACGACTGATCATCGAGCACAGACGGAGATCCCGCCAGAACTCTGTTTACGCCTGCTGGCAGAAGAGAGCCCGTCCCGGAAAGACCGCAAAAAACTGCTGCATGCCTGGAAACGTTATCGACATGATCAGGATCTCGCGGCCACGATCCAGTTTGCCGGTGCGGCATTACCGGCAGATCTGGGGACATACCTCAGCGATTTACAAGATGGTCGTTTGACAACAGCCCTCTTACGCGAATTGATGCTGGCACGGGCCAGAGAAAAACTGTTTCGTCAACGAATTTTCTTTCAGATTGGAACCCCGTTCTTATGGTACGTCGTCACAGTCATGATTCTCGTGGCTGCAGGGACAATTATTGTTCCTCGATTCAAAATGATGTTTGATGATTTCGGAACTCGCCTCCCGTTATTTACAAGCCTGGTGATCGGATTTTATGATTTTCTGACCGGCTATTCGCTGATACTTCTTTTCCTGGTCGCACTGGCAATCGGCAGCTGCGTGATCCTGACGCGATTCACAACCTTCGGGCGTTTATACCGCCGTTTGATGATCTATGTTCCCTTGATTGGTCGCCCGATTTATCATTTAAAGTCAGCCACCTATACAGAAGTCTTCAGTCTGACTTTGCCCTGGTCGTTACCGCTGCCTCAGGTGGCCCGGCTTGCGGCTTTGATTGCCGAAGAGCCTCTTTTTCGAGAGTCCACAGAAGAGTGGATTAAACAGATGGAACAGGGAAAAGCTCCTCAGGATGCGTTTGGTGAAAGGACCTTTCTTCCCGCTTCAATTGCCAGTTTATTCCGCCTGAAGACTTCGCCTCATGGTTTGCAGGATGCCTGTAAGTTATTAGCAGCCTCGTTTGTCATCCGGGCCATTGCCCATGTAAAGATCGGCGTCTTCTGTATGCCTCAATTGATGGTACTGACTTGCGTACTGACCGTCGGGATTGTGTTGTTCGCCATGTTTTCACCATTGTTTATGCTGCTGAACGATTTGTCATAA
- the lipA gene encoding lipoyl synthase gives MTTTRLRLPKWLKRPLPQAGMQYTSDVIADLKLETVCESAKCPNRTECWSAKTATFMVLGNVCTRPCGFCSVPRGKTEVVQLDEPGRVAEAAARLGLKYVVITSVTRDDLPDGGANHFYECILAVRERTGAQVEVLTPDFKGNRAAISRVIEARPDVFNHNTETVPRLYHRVRRNAEYQRTLNLLAQIKEEAPDMLTKTGLMLGLGETRDELLEVLADLRAVNCDMLTLGQYLQPTPDMLPVERYVPPEEFDELGELARGLGFSMVASGPFVRSSYHAGEMAHVAGQA, from the coding sequence GTGACTACAACTCGCCTGAGGCTTCCCAAGTGGCTCAAACGCCCACTCCCTCAAGCCGGCATGCAATACACCTCGGATGTGATCGCCGACCTCAAACTCGAAACGGTCTGCGAAAGCGCCAAGTGCCCCAACCGCACCGAATGCTGGTCGGCCAAGACCGCCACATTCATGGTGCTGGGGAACGTCTGTACCAGACCCTGCGGCTTCTGCTCCGTCCCTCGCGGCAAAACGGAAGTCGTCCAACTCGATGAACCCGGTCGCGTCGCTGAAGCAGCGGCCCGCCTGGGGCTCAAATACGTCGTCATCACCTCCGTCACTCGTGACGATCTGCCCGATGGTGGTGCCAACCACTTCTATGAATGCATTCTGGCTGTTCGCGAGCGAACGGGGGCTCAGGTCGAAGTTCTCACTCCCGACTTCAAAGGAAACCGCGCTGCGATTTCGAGAGTCATCGAAGCCCGGCCGGATGTCTTTAATCATAATACCGAGACTGTCCCCAGGCTGTATCACCGCGTTCGCCGCAATGCCGAATACCAGCGCACTCTCAATCTGCTGGCACAAATCAAAGAAGAAGCTCCCGATATGCTGACCAAGACAGGCCTGATGCTCGGTCTGGGCGAAACCCGGGACGAACTGCTGGAAGTTCTGGCTGATCTCCGGGCCGTCAACTGCGATATGCTCACTCTGGGCCAATACCTGCAACCCACCCCCGATATGCTTCCCGTCGAACGGTATGTCCCTCCCGAAGAATTCGACGAACTGGGTGAACTGGCCCGGGGCCTCGGCTTCTCGATGGTCGCATCCGGCCCTTTCGTCCGCTCCAGCTACCACGCGGGGGAAATGGCCCACGTCGCTGGTCAGGCATAA
- a CDS encoding RtcB family protein, translating into MNTSQLHKIGVPDHAIVPAIQTIQQIKASEHGREINVKTLLAEVVANPAAFVEHEFCGALAQLLISEPVTSKREVPAAYKTWGEEIDPAAHAQMRTACLLPMAHGAALMPDAHVGYGLPIGGVLALENAVAPYAVGVDIACRMKLSVLDVPPSELATNFERFRHAIEAGTRFGVGAVHEKPQDHAVLDADWNITRITREHKDKARRQLGTSGSGNHFVEFGELTLAAASPELGLEAGTYTALLSHSGSRGPGAAVCDTYSRMAQARLPRGCEDFGRLAWLSLDSEAGQEYWAAMNLMGDFAAANHDVIHRLVSKKLGGRIIAGVENHHNFAWKEVHFGRELIVHRKGATPAGQGVLGVIPGSMADPAFIVKGKGVAESYESASHGAGRVMSRTKARDQFNFSKVRKELEAKGVRVISAGSDEVPGVYKNILDVMQAQSDLVEILARFDPKIVKMSDDGKAED; encoded by the coding sequence ATGAACACTTCTCAACTGCATAAAATCGGTGTTCCCGATCATGCGATCGTGCCTGCCATTCAGACCATTCAGCAGATCAAGGCCAGCGAACACGGTCGCGAAATCAATGTCAAAACTCTGCTGGCCGAAGTCGTGGCCAACCCTGCAGCTTTTGTCGAACACGAGTTCTGTGGAGCTTTGGCCCAACTGCTGATCAGCGAACCTGTCACCAGCAAGCGCGAAGTTCCTGCCGCTTACAAGACGTGGGGTGAGGAGATCGACCCGGCTGCACATGCCCAGATGCGGACTGCCTGTCTGCTGCCGATGGCTCATGGTGCGGCCCTGATGCCAGATGCTCACGTCGGTTATGGGCTGCCCATTGGAGGTGTGCTGGCTCTGGAAAATGCCGTCGCGCCTTATGCCGTGGGTGTGGATATTGCCTGCCGCATGAAGCTTTCTGTACTGGATGTTCCACCATCGGAATTGGCGACGAATTTCGAACGCTTTCGCCATGCGATTGAAGCGGGTACGCGGTTTGGTGTGGGTGCCGTCCACGAAAAGCCACAGGATCATGCCGTGCTGGATGCCGACTGGAACATCACGCGCATTACCCGTGAACATAAAGACAAAGCCCGTCGCCAACTGGGAACCAGCGGCTCGGGCAATCACTTCGTCGAGTTCGGCGAATTGACTCTCGCAGCAGCCAGTCCTGAACTGGGCCTGGAGGCTGGAACTTACACCGCTCTGTTGAGCCACAGTGGCAGCCGTGGCCCGGGAGCAGCGGTGTGCGATACTTACAGCCGGATGGCGCAAGCCCGTTTGCCGCGAGGCTGTGAAGACTTTGGCCGCCTGGCATGGCTGTCGCTCGATAGCGAAGCTGGCCAGGAGTACTGGGCTGCCATGAATCTGATGGGTGATTTTGCTGCTGCCAATCACGATGTGATTCATCGTCTGGTGAGCAAAAAACTTGGTGGACGCATTATTGCTGGTGTCGAAAATCACCACAATTTTGCGTGGAAAGAAGTCCATTTCGGTCGCGAGCTGATTGTCCATCGCAAAGGCGCCACTCCTGCAGGTCAAGGTGTTCTCGGAGTGATTCCTGGCTCCATGGCCGACCCGGCGTTCATCGTGAAAGGCAAAGGGGTCGCTGAAAGCTACGAGTCAGCTTCTCATGGGGCCGGCCGGGTGATGAGCCGCACCAAAGCCCGCGATCAATTCAACTTTTCCAAAGTTCGCAAAGAACTCGAAGCGAAAGGCGTTCGCGTCATTTCGGCCGGTTCCGACGAAGTGCCCGGCGTTTACAAGAACATTCTGGATGTGATGCAGGCACAGTCTGATCTCGTCGAGATTCTCGCTCGCTTTGATCCCAAAATTGTGAAAATGAGCGACGATGGCAAAGCCGAAGATTGA
- a CDS encoding GspE/PulE family protein codes for MSISLHPLTKNNLKIDGALARCQLPWENLNLQDADFAVRAVEQLLRLAIDERASDVHLVPSPAGLQIAFRQDGLLEPMGSFPPEVSPLIINRIKVLAQLLTYRTDLPQEGRLRLPEFPGELRASTFPTIHGEKVVVRLFIGSGQYRVLDELGYTPQVQLGLEQALLQTSGMLLLTGPAGSGKTTSAYACLRWLQAYRKGQCSLVSLEDPVEAILPGVSQTQVRRGTEFNYALGLRSLLRQDPDVIFVGEIRDAETAQTAFQASLAGHLVISTFHAGSAGDAICRLTDLGVEPFLLRSGLIAVLCQRLVKRLAKDRETSFSTRRYEGRFVAAELMEPELHHLARPIMRKVNGKRLEELAARHGFVPLREALEEAVRTGKTDWHEVYRILGTRPVDERRDVSEGL; via the coding sequence ATGTCGATTTCTCTCCATCCATTGACCAAAAACAATTTGAAGATTGATGGCGCGTTGGCTCGATGTCAGTTGCCCTGGGAGAACCTGAATCTGCAGGACGCCGACTTTGCTGTGCGGGCCGTCGAACAATTGCTTCGCCTGGCGATTGATGAGCGTGCGAGTGATGTGCACCTGGTCCCCTCCCCTGCAGGATTGCAGATTGCTTTCCGGCAAGATGGATTGCTGGAGCCGATGGGGAGCTTCCCACCTGAAGTTTCGCCACTGATCATCAATCGCATCAAAGTTCTCGCTCAACTGCTGACTTATCGGACAGACCTGCCTCAGGAAGGCCGCCTCAGGTTGCCCGAGTTTCCGGGGGAATTGCGGGCAAGTACTTTCCCGACCATTCATGGCGAAAAGGTGGTGGTGCGTCTTTTTATTGGTTCCGGTCAGTATCGAGTGCTGGATGAGCTGGGCTATACACCTCAGGTGCAACTCGGGTTAGAGCAGGCACTGTTGCAGACCAGCGGGATGCTGCTGCTTACCGGGCCAGCCGGGAGTGGAAAAACGACGAGTGCTTATGCCTGTTTGAGGTGGCTGCAAGCGTATCGCAAGGGGCAATGCAGTCTGGTCTCGCTGGAAGATCCCGTCGAGGCGATTCTGCCTGGCGTTTCGCAGACGCAGGTTCGCAGGGGCACGGAATTCAATTATGCCCTCGGATTAAGGTCACTTTTACGGCAAGATCCGGATGTAATTTTTGTGGGGGAAATTCGCGATGCCGAGACGGCTCAGACGGCCTTTCAGGCCTCACTGGCGGGTCATCTGGTGATTTCAACATTTCATGCGGGCTCAGCGGGCGATGCGATTTGCCGATTGACGGATCTGGGGGTCGAACCTTTTCTCCTTCGCAGCGGCTTGATTGCCGTGCTGTGCCAGCGACTCGTCAAACGACTCGCCAAAGATCGAGAGACTTCCTTTTCAACGAGGCGATACGAGGGTCGTTTTGTCGCTGCGGAACTGATGGAGCCGGAATTGCATCACCTGGCTCGACCCATTATGCGTAAAGTGAATGGCAAGCGTCTTGAGGAACTGGCAGCCCGGCATGGTTTCGTTCCCTTGCGGGAGGCACTCGAAGAGGCTGTCCGTACCGGGAAGACCGACTGGCATGAAGTTTATCGAATTCTAGGGACTCGACCAGTGGATGAACGCCGGGATGTTAGTGAGGGATTATAG
- a CDS encoding DNA gyrase inhibitor YacG produces MIRPTTCPICQHVAPQASVNAYFPFCSERCKLVDFSRWWDGKYQIVDHLDEDRILELQERTDSNSQHDSGDAEEY; encoded by the coding sequence ATGATCCGGCCCACCACCTGCCCGATTTGTCAGCATGTCGCGCCGCAAGCCAGCGTGAATGCCTATTTCCCCTTCTGCAGCGAACGGTGCAAGCTCGTCGATTTTTCCCGCTGGTGGGATGGTAAGTACCAGATTGTCGATCATCTCGACGAAGACCGCATTCTCGAACTTCAGGAACGGACAGATTCCAATTCCCAACACGACTCCGGAGATGCCGAAGAGTACTGA
- a CDS encoding APC family permease, translating to MTNTTQEPETTPSRTHLSLADGVNLIVAIVIGSAIYFTSPTVLFLSGSPLMMMGLWIAGALISLMGAFCYAELATTYPRTGGEYWYLTRAYGPVAGFLFGWLQLTVVQTGSIGALAWIFSEFANRMFLTDLAAIPAASQVAWGAMLAVALLTVINLIGIQAGAIVQWILVSLKILGLSALIVAGLCFGSADPGFSQPVVISEIPNLGVALLLVMYAYGGWNDAGFVAAEIHHPGKNIPRALWIGLGLVAILYLLINLAYLRGLGAAGLAASKTPPSDLFRLMLGDYAARAMHVVVAISAFSGLNSLILAVARVHQAVGQEHRLLAPLGWLSRHRQSPYISLIVQGIVSSGLILLFGTKTGQEALNQLLEMAYLPTITWSNFDSGFSTLFAMSAPLFWLFLGLTGLSVLILRQVDPHRERPFKVPGYPIVPILFVAVCMAMHHLAVSYADRLLLIVLPAVALGLILSIFSGYHSTEETTNNPS from the coding sequence GTGACGAACACCACACAGGAGCCAGAAACAACACCTTCACGAACGCATCTTTCACTGGCGGATGGTGTCAATCTCATCGTGGCGATTGTGATTGGCAGTGCCATTTACTTTACCTCGCCCACAGTTCTCTTCCTGAGTGGCAGCCCACTGATGATGATGGGCCTGTGGATTGCCGGCGCTCTCATTTCCCTTATGGGCGCTTTCTGTTACGCCGAACTGGCGACCACTTATCCGCGAACAGGGGGCGAATACTGGTATCTCACACGCGCCTATGGGCCTGTCGCAGGTTTTCTGTTTGGCTGGCTGCAGCTCACCGTCGTACAGACTGGCAGCATTGGGGCTCTGGCGTGGATTTTCTCCGAATTCGCCAATCGAATGTTCTTAACAGATCTTGCTGCGATTCCGGCTGCATCTCAAGTCGCCTGGGGTGCCATGCTGGCAGTCGCCCTCTTGACGGTGATCAACCTCATCGGGATTCAGGCCGGTGCTATCGTGCAATGGATTCTCGTCTCGCTCAAAATCCTTGGGCTGAGTGCCTTGATCGTAGCAGGTCTTTGTTTTGGCAGTGCCGATCCGGGATTCAGCCAGCCGGTCGTCATCAGTGAGATTCCCAATCTGGGAGTCGCTTTACTGCTGGTGATGTACGCCTATGGTGGCTGGAACGATGCGGGCTTTGTGGCAGCCGAAATTCATCACCCGGGGAAGAATATTCCTCGCGCGTTGTGGATTGGGCTGGGGCTGGTGGCGATCCTCTACCTGCTGATCAATCTGGCTTATTTACGAGGGCTGGGGGCCGCTGGTTTGGCCGCTTCCAAAACACCACCCAGCGACCTCTTTCGGCTGATGCTGGGAGATTACGCCGCCCGGGCCATGCATGTCGTTGTGGCGATCTCGGCCTTCAGTGGATTGAACAGCCTGATTCTGGCCGTTGCACGCGTCCATCAGGCGGTTGGTCAGGAACACAGGCTCCTCGCACCGCTGGGTTGGCTTTCACGACACCGGCAATCGCCCTATATCTCGTTGATTGTGCAGGGGATCGTCAGCAGTGGGCTGATTCTGCTCTTCGGCACGAAAACCGGTCAGGAAGCACTCAATCAACTCCTGGAAATGGCTTATCTTCCCACGATCACCTGGAGCAACTTTGACAGTGGTTTTTCGACGCTATTCGCCATGTCGGCCCCACTGTTCTGGCTGTTTCTGGGCCTGACGGGTCTGAGTGTCCTGATCCTCCGGCAAGTCGATCCGCACCGCGAACGTCCCTTCAAAGTGCCTGGCTACCCGATTGTGCCGATCCTCTTCGTCGCGGTCTGCATGGCCATGCATCATCTGGCTGTCAGTTATGCCGATCGACTGCTGCTGATTGTCCTTCCTGCCGTTGCATTGGGACTGATTCTCTCCATTTTCAGTGGCTATCACTCCACAGAAGAAACCACAAACAATCCCTCATGA
- a CDS encoding type II secretion system F family protein — MSATQAVVISSAALRALNQELALLIRAGIPLEIGFQQLGRGSSSDLARLAERIGERLQQGQALDLAIASENTPEARLYATIVQLGIRSGRLPEMLESMAHLGDQMSAVREEFHRVAIYPTIVLVLTYLLICGLAIWFIPRWLLTLEMFRIQGGWIEVALRSIHDYANYWMPLIPILAIFVLWAAGRTSIVRAGLLETRASVWPGLQVVSGGLSWLIGLPDAVRWVQWLHICGLLTKEGLPIEECLKSSSYLLGTGRMQQDSREALQAISAGISPEAALLRIRDLPPFVADAIEIGIRTNSLPVALELSTGVMFRQLQSRLEWLSGLIPLVLTLLIGGGCGLLYVVAVFGPLMVFWSGLSLQS; from the coding sequence ATGTCTGCCACACAGGCTGTTGTTATCTCTTCTGCGGCACTCAGGGCTCTGAATCAAGAGCTGGCCCTATTGATTCGAGCAGGAATTCCTTTAGAAATCGGATTTCAGCAACTGGGACGGGGTTCATCGAGTGATCTCGCCCGCCTGGCGGAACGCATTGGTGAGCGATTGCAGCAGGGGCAGGCCCTCGATCTGGCGATTGCTTCAGAAAATACGCCTGAAGCTCGGCTCTACGCCACGATTGTCCAACTCGGGATTCGCAGTGGTCGACTTCCGGAAATGCTGGAATCGATGGCACATCTGGGCGATCAGATGTCGGCTGTTCGTGAAGAGTTTCACAGAGTCGCAATTTACCCGACGATCGTTCTCGTGTTGACGTATCTGTTGATCTGTGGTCTGGCGATCTGGTTCATACCCCGCTGGCTCCTCACGTTGGAAATGTTTCGTATTCAGGGGGGCTGGATCGAGGTGGCGTTGCGCTCGATTCATGACTACGCCAACTACTGGATGCCTCTGATACCGATCCTGGCGATATTTGTCCTCTGGGCCGCAGGAAGGACATCGATTGTCCGGGCAGGTCTCCTGGAAACGAGAGCCAGTGTCTGGCCTGGTTTGCAGGTAGTGAGTGGCGGACTGTCATGGCTGATCGGTCTTCCGGATGCAGTGCGGTGGGTGCAATGGCTGCATATCTGCGGCTTGCTGACAAAAGAAGGTTTGCCCATTGAAGAATGTTTGAAATCGTCAAGTTATCTGTTGGGAACGGGGCGCATGCAGCAAGATTCGCGGGAAGCGTTGCAGGCCATTTCAGCCGGCATCAGCCCGGAGGCTGCGCTCTTGCGGATTCGTGATTTACCCCCCTTTGTGGCCGATGCTATTGAGATTGGCATTCGTACCAATTCACTCCCGGTGGCGCTGGAGTTGTCGACCGGTGTGATGTTTCGTCAGTTGCAGTCTCGCCTCGAATGGTTGTCGGGATTGATTCCGCTGGTGTTAACCTTGCTGATCGGGGGAGGTTGTGGATTGCTCTATGTGGTGGCAGTCTTCGGGCCACTGATGGTCTTCTGGTCAGGGTTATCGCTCCAATCGTGA